A portion of the Misgurnus anguillicaudatus chromosome 16, ASM2758022v2, whole genome shotgun sequence genome contains these proteins:
- the LOC141350135 gene encoding protocadherin alpha-3-like gives MGQRRPHHCLEPRLKILFIAFSLVFGKTVWAQIRYSISEEQKDGAVVGNIAKDLGIDHKTLKDRGFRIVSTSGESLFSVNQNDGVMYVKGKIDREVVCERINPCLINLKIALEDPLEIHYVTVDIIDVNDHAPRFPEQEKRLEISETVLPGARFQLQAARDPDSGSNSVQIYKLSHTDYFRIDIKDRDRDGKVPVLILQKPLDREITKRFQLQLTALDGGRPPKSGTMDITIDVLDINDNAPVFTKDTYSVVLNENTPVGTTILRVNATDSDEGQNGEVVYALGHNVNDKLFDVNQITGEIIITGLLDFEVKDVYEIDIQASDKGTVPLSTDKSITIKIADVNDNPPQIEVTSFSKSVPEDSKPGTTVALISVSDLDSAINGRVSCSIPDDVPFKLISSTQDNTYSLVTTSALDRETTSHYEVMLVAKDAGQPPLSSVKTITVQVSDVNDNSPEFSSNPYAFYVMENNVPGKSLFSVSASDKDASESGIVNYQIWRDSGVENKYTSFININSENGEIYALKSFDFETLKTFQFHVLATDSGSPSLSSNVTVNVFILDQNDNVPVILYPVSSNGSAEGVEEIPRNVNAGHLVTKVRAYDADIGYNGWLLFSLQEVSDHSLFGLDRYTGQIRTLRSFTETDEAQHKLVILVKDNGNVSLSATATVIVKVVEPKEAFAASDVTNAVKDEEENNVTFYLIITLGSVSVLFIISIIVLIVMQCSKSDYSSKYLQEANYDGTLCHSIQYRSGDKRYMLVGPRMSVGSTLAPGSNRNTLVIPDRRRRDSGEVRMDEVVILIKDDWQSYLSSTVSVKGCLLF, from the exons ATGGGACAAAGGAGACCGCATCACTGTCTGGAGCCGCGTTTGAAAATCCTATTCATTGCTTTCTCGCTTGTTTTTGGAAAGACGGTTTGGGCGCAAATTCGCTACTCGATCTCTGAAGAGCAAAAAGACGGAGCAGTTGTAGGAAATATTGCTAAGGATTTGGGTATTGATCACAAAACCTTAAAGGATCGAGGATTTCGCATCGTCTCGACCTCAGGCGAGTCATTGTTCAGTGTGAATCAAAATGACGGTGTTATGTATGTGAAAGGTAAAATAGACAGAGAGGTGGTGTGCGAGAGAATCAACCCGTGTTTAATCAATCTGAAAATCGCTTTAGAAGATCCACTAGAGATTCATTACGTGACTGTTGATATAATTGACGTGAATGATCACGCTCCGAGGTTCCCAGAACAGGAAAAGCGTTTGGAAATTAGTGAAACTGTCCTTCCCGGTGCGCGATTCCAACTTCAGGCAGCGCGTGATCCAGATAGTGGCAGTAATTCAGTTCAGATTTACAAATTAAGCCACACCGATTATTTCCGCATTGATATAAAAGATCGTGACAGAGACGGCAAAGTTCCCGTGTTAATTTTACAAAAGCCGCTTGACCGAGAGATTACAAAACGGTTTCAATTGCAATTAACTGCTTTAGATGGAGGCAGACCACCAAAATCTGGAACGATGGACATAACTATAGATGTGTTAGATATCAATGATAATGCTCCTGTGTTTACTAAAGATACTTACAGTGTAGTGTTGAATGAAAACACGCCTGTAGGCACAACAATTTTAAGAGTAAATGCAACCGATTCAGACGAAGGTCAAAACGGAGAAGTAGTTTATGCATTAGGACATAACGTAAATGATAAACTATTTGATGTTAACCAAATTACTGGGGAAATTATTATAACTGGTCTTTTGGATTTTGAAGTCAAAGATGTATATGAGATTGACATTCAAGCTTCTGATAAAGGAACTGTTCCTCTATCAACAGATAAAAGTATAACTATAAAAATAGCAGATGTAAATGACAATCCTCCTCAGATAGAAGTGACGTCATTTTCAAAATCTGTTCCTGAGGACTCCAAACCTGGCACAACAGTGGCTTTAATAAGTGTATCAGATTTagattctgcaataaatggGAGAGTCTCGTGTTCAATACCCGATGACGTACCTTTCAAACTAATATCTTCAACACAAGATAATACATATTCCTTAGTAACAACATCAGCTCTTGACAGAGAGACAACATCTCACTATGAAGTTATGTTGGTAGCCAAAGATGCTGGACAGccacctctgtcttctgttaaAACTATAACTGTGCAGGTGTCAGATGTAAATGACAACAGTCCAGAGTTCAGCTCTAACCCTTACGCGTTTTATGTGATGGAAAATAATGTCCCAGGCAAATCTTTATTTTCTGTGTCTGCTTCTGATAAAGATGCCAGTGAAAGCGGTATTGTTAACTATCAGATATGGAGAGATAGTGGTGTAGAAAACAAATATACATCTTTTATTAACATAAACTCAGAAAACGGAGAGATTTATGCGCTGAAGAGTTTTGACTTTGAAACTTTAAAGACTTTTCAGTTCCACGTGCTCGCTACCGACTCTGGATCTCCGTCTCTGAGCAGTAATGTGACAGTAAACGTGTTTATTTTGGATCAGAACGACAATGTTCCAGTGATCTTATATCCAGTGAGCTCTAACGGTTCTGCTGAAGGTGTGGAGGAAATTCCTCGCAACGTGAACGCAGGTCATTTGGTGACTAAAGTCAGAGCTTATGACGCAGATATAGGATACAACGGCTGGTTATTATTTTCACTGCAGGAAGTTAGTGATCACAGTCTGTTTGGTTTGGACCGCTATACAGGACAGATAAGAACCCTTCGCTCATTCACAGAAACAGACGAGGCCCAGCATAAACTGGTCATACTGGTGAAAGACAATGGGAACGTTTCTCTCTCAGCAACAGCGACTGTGATTGTAAAAGTTGTGGAGCCCAAAGAGGCTTTTGCAGCTTCTGATGTTACAAACGCAGTGAAAGACGAAGAGGAAAACAatgtgacattttatttgatCATCACATTGGGCTCTGTGTCGGTGCTTTTTATAATCAGTATCATCGTGTTGATTGTAATGCAGTGCTCTAAATCAGACTATTCGTCCAAGTATTTACAAGAAGCAAATTACGACGGGACTCTGTGTCACAGCATTCAGTACAGATCTGGAGACAAACGGTACATGCTAGTTGGACCCAGAATGAGTGTCGGTTCTACTCTAGCACCTGGGAGTAATAGAAATACTCTAGTGATACCAGATCGCAGGAGGAGAGATTCTGGAGAGGTAAGAATGGATGAAGTTGTTATTT TGATCAAAGATGATTGGCAGAGTTATTTATCCAGTACAGTGAGTGTTAAAGGTTGTCTactcttctga